A single window of Methanoregula sp. DNA harbors:
- a CDS encoding ABC transporter ATP-binding protein, with protein MEIVIDNLSKDYGERRVLDAISFSVGNGEIVALVGPNGSGKSTLIKTVAGVHRPSGGSISIDQENMQDIDPVDLAKMIGYVPQHFTYTLYSTVFETVLLGRRQHIRWSVSDEELSRVQQALDALEMGQMAGKYMDQLSGGERQKVFIARALAQDPQLFLFDEPTSALDVRYQIEVMETMRAITWEHGVAMIIAVHDLNLAYRYADTVLLLNNGKKVGYGKPADILTPGCISRVYGVDSFVVENEYGKFIVPFRAKTSD; from the coding sequence ATGGAGATCGTTATTGATAACCTTTCCAAGGATTACGGGGAAAGAAGGGTACTTGATGCGATCTCGTTCTCTGTCGGAAACGGGGAGATCGTCGCACTTGTCGGGCCCAACGGTTCGGGCAAATCGACCCTTATAAAAACAGTTGCAGGTGTCCACCGGCCGTCCGGGGGAAGCATCAGTATCGATCAGGAAAATATGCAAGACATTGACCCGGTCGATCTTGCGAAGATGATCGGGTACGTGCCCCAGCACTTCACATACACCCTCTACTCTACGGTTTTTGAGACCGTCCTTCTGGGGAGACGGCAGCATATCAGATGGTCGGTGTCTGATGAGGAACTCTCGCGGGTCCAGCAGGCACTTGATGCGCTGGAAATGGGACAGATGGCGGGAAAATATATGGACCAGCTCTCCGGTGGCGAACGGCAGAAAGTCTTCATCGCACGAGCCCTCGCCCAGGACCCGCAGCTGTTCCTGTTTGACGAGCCGACAAGCGCACTGGATGTCAGGTACCAGATCGAGGTCATGGAAACCATGCGGGCGATCACATGGGAACACGGGGTTGCGATGATCATCGCCGTCCATGATCTAAACCTTGCGTACCGGTATGCTGACACCGTTCTCCTGCTGAATAACGGGAAGAAGGTCGGGTACGGGAAACCTGCCGATATCCTGACGCCCGGGTGCATCAGCAGGGTGTACGGTGTCGATTCATTTGTCGTAGAGAATGAATACGGGAAATTTATCGTGCCGTTCCGGGCAAAGACCTCGGATTGA
- a CDS encoding type IV pilin N-terminal domain-containing protein: MNSLDKTLNESAVSPVVGVMLMLVVVIIIAAVVSAFAGGLGSGQKVTPSASIGVRIDTAIDDTMGGTTTKMMFEHLSGDPVRSQDLKIITYYTAPNGTVIKHIQDASSPATQLYSSLRFTRVPFLNDPKIGRSGYNTSVDFGNFTWSTGDILSTGSPAGTSALLGFNVSDTSYGFRAGVPVDVKILYTPSNKYIFDKEVFVR, translated from the coding sequence ATGAATAGTCTTGATAAAACTCTCAATGAAAGTGCAGTCTCGCCCGTTGTCGGCGTGATGCTGATGCTTGTCGTTGTCATCATCATCGCAGCAGTTGTGAGTGCGTTTGCCGGTGGGCTGGGTTCAGGACAGAAAGTGACGCCCAGTGCATCCATCGGTGTCAGGATCGACACAGCGATAGATGACACCATGGGGGGAACTACGACAAAAATGATGTTTGAACATTTAAGCGGCGACCCGGTTCGTTCACAGGATCTAAAAATCATCACCTATTACACGGCACCCAACGGGACGGTGATCAAACACATCCAGGATGCATCAAGTCCAGCTACCCAGTTATACAGCTCTCTACGGTTCACGCGGGTGCCGTTCCTGAACGATCCCAAGATCGGCCGCTCCGGCTACAATACAAGTGTGGATTTTGGAAATTTCACCTGGTCGACAGGTGACATCCTGAGTACCGGCAGTCCTGCAGGAACGAGCGCACTTCTCGGTTTCAATGTCAGCGACACAAGTTATGGGTTCCGGGCTGGGGTTCCGGTGGACGTAAAGATCCTCTATACCCCAAGCAACAAGTACATCTTTGACAAGGAGGTGTTTGTCCGATGA
- a CDS encoding type IV pilin N-terminal domain-containing protein yields the protein MKRLAENAVSPVVGVMLMLVIVIIIAAVVSSFAGGLGTNIKKAPQVSMEVTPVIQGIQDQNTGNYVPDYPTGFTADNGLLFEHSGGDPFDLKEIEVQIRYTDSKIKIGTNDILPSQSCNSTAVKGYLTKIGAADSFISAGDKFMLYADNCRIDKFGSQISWQPEGAARSFSIPKNARGEYMFVDKNSGKAIQQGTFIFL from the coding sequence ATGAAGCGCCTGGCGGAAAATGCGGTCTCCCCTGTTGTCGGTGTCATGCTGATGCTCGTCATTGTCATCATCATCGCAGCGGTTGTAAGCTCCTTTGCGGGCGGACTAGGCACAAACATCAAAAAAGCTCCGCAGGTTTCAATGGAGGTCACACCGGTAATTCAGGGCATACAGGATCAAAATACCGGCAACTATGTACCAGATTACCCGACGGGATTTACCGCTGACAACGGCCTGCTCTTTGAGCATTCCGGCGGCGATCCTTTCGATCTAAAAGAGATCGAGGTCCAGATCCGGTATACGGATTCAAAGATTAAAATCGGGACAAACGACATCCTGCCATCGCAGAGCTGCAACAGCACGGCAGTGAAGGGATACCTAACGAAGATCGGAGCGGCTGACAGTTTCATCAGTGCGGGTGACAAGTTCATGCTCTATGCAGATAACTGCCGTATCGACAAGTTCGGCAGCCAGATCTCCTGGCAGCCGGAAGGTGCAGCACGGTCGTTTTCAATACCTAAAAATGCCCGGGGCGAGTATATGTTTGTCGATAAAAACAGCGGCAAGGCCATCCAGCAGGGGACATTCATATTTCTCTGA
- a CDS encoding iron ABC transporter permease: MVTDRRLWLLLLIVVAGMSIIVCTLTGPTGFGIPSTGPGAADIVGGIRLPRVLAAFFTGASLAVAGAAMQALFKNPMADPYILGTSSGGALGASLAIVFFGGFFVPIFAWAGAVAAILIVWSIAGRKGVISVETLLLTGIAVSFFFSAIVSFLIAVSGQNVHQIIFWLMGGFWNASPSDAILSACILAPAGVLLFFMGRDLNALSLGEETAAHLGIDAARARWSVLGGSTLLVAGAVSIAGSIGFVGLVTPHIVRMLLGPDNRVVIPACVLAGGILLVISDTLARTFFSDLPVGIITAFIGAPFFIWLIYQRGAVT; the protein is encoded by the coding sequence ATGGTTACTGACCGCCGGCTCTGGCTCCTCCTTCTCATTGTTGTTGCAGGGATGAGCATCATCGTCTGCACCCTTACCGGTCCAACCGGCTTTGGCATACCGTCTACCGGCCCCGGTGCTGCCGACATCGTCGGCGGCATCCGGCTCCCCCGGGTTCTCGCCGCATTTTTCACGGGTGCCAGCCTCGCCGTTGCCGGTGCCGCGATGCAGGCGCTCTTTAAGAATCCGATGGCTGATCCCTACATCCTCGGCACCTCATCCGGCGGGGCGCTCGGTGCCTCCCTTGCCATCGTCTTTTTCGGCGGCTTTTTCGTCCCGATCTTCGCATGGGCCGGCGCAGTTGCGGCGATCCTGATCGTCTGGTCGATTGCCGGCCGTAAAGGCGTAATCTCCGTTGAGACCCTGCTTTTAACCGGCATTGCTGTTTCGTTCTTCTTCTCGGCCATCGTCTCGTTCCTGATCGCCGTCTCGGGCCAGAACGTCCACCAGATCATTTTCTGGCTCATGGGCGGGTTCTGGAACGCATCGCCATCCGACGCGATCCTCTCCGCCTGCATCCTCGCACCGGCCGGAGTGCTCCTCTTTTTTATGGGCCGGGACCTCAACGCCCTTTCGCTTGGCGAGGAGACCGCCGCCCACCTCGGTATCGATGCGGCACGGGCCCGCTGGTCGGTGCTTGGTGGCAGCACCCTGCTCGTTGCCGGTGCCGTCTCGATCGCCGGCTCGATCGGGTTTGTCGGCCTTGTCACCCCCCATATCGTCCGGATGCTTCTCGGCCCGGACAACCGCGTAGTCATCCCCGCCTGCGTCCTTGCCGGGGGGATACTCCTCGTCATCTCGGACACCCTCGCCCGCACGTTCTTCTCCGACCTGCCGGTGGGGATCATCACGGCCTTCATCGGGGCGCCGTTCTTCATCTGGCTGATCTACCAGCGGGGAGCGGTTACATGA
- a CDS encoding ABC transporter ATP-binding protein has protein sequence MTGRHSINAENLHAGYGMQEIIKSVSCAFAPGSFTGIIGPNGSGKTTLLRAFSRVIPSSGILELDGKAACDYTPAELGMALGFVPQDEGRPFSYTVMQVVLMARYARTSRFAALAPDDYARCYRALEETGVAHLAGRSIRTLSGGEWQRVLIARALAQDTNVLLLDEPTSHLDLSHQSDILCLMRRLAGSGATIIGVFHDLNLAALYCDRLIMIQHGQLVADGTPGQVLTPRKIREVYGAEVVISCHPATGRTFLMPIKTVNGTNSVLKHLKVQVISGGGSGSDLLHFLAGKGLSLSAGILATTDTDYLTAKALEVPCIPVLPFSRIPAHALENLRAMLSRADRIILSIHPVGSGNLPVLAVLREADPARIIIHLPEGRDFLSYDYAKGAGAAALADLCTAGAQCTSSYDGIIALLYPVSPETHDREHDP, from the coding sequence ATGACCGGCCGGCACAGCATCAATGCCGAAAACCTCCACGCGGGGTATGGCATGCAGGAGATCATTAAATCGGTCAGCTGTGCGTTTGCACCGGGATCCTTCACCGGCATCATCGGGCCGAACGGCTCGGGAAAGACCACGCTCCTGCGGGCATTCAGCCGCGTGATACCGTCAAGCGGGATCCTTGAACTGGACGGAAAGGCAGCTTGCGATTATACTCCTGCGGAACTGGGCATGGCGCTTGGTTTTGTCCCGCAGGACGAAGGGCGCCCGTTCTCCTACACGGTGATGCAGGTCGTCCTGATGGCCCGGTATGCCCGGACCAGCAGGTTTGCCGCACTTGCACCGGACGATTATGCCCGGTGCTATCGTGCCCTTGAAGAGACCGGCGTCGCTCACCTTGCCGGGCGATCAATCCGTACCCTGAGCGGCGGGGAATGGCAGCGGGTGCTCATCGCCCGTGCCCTTGCGCAGGACACAAACGTGCTCCTGCTGGATGAGCCGACGTCGCATCTCGACCTCTCCCACCAGTCCGATATCCTTTGTCTGATGCGCCGGCTTGCCGGTTCGGGCGCAACCATCATAGGGGTATTCCATGATCTCAACCTTGCCGCGCTCTACTGCGATCGGCTTATCATGATCCAGCATGGGCAGCTGGTCGCCGACGGCACGCCCGGACAGGTGCTGACACCCCGGAAAATCCGGGAGGTCTACGGGGCCGAGGTGGTCATCTCCTGTCACCCGGCCACCGGCCGGACCTTCCTCATGCCCATAAAAACCGTAAACGGGACAAATTCAGTCCTAAAACACCTGAAAGTGCAGGTGATCTCCGGCGGTGGGAGCGGATCTGACCTCCTGCACTTCCTTGCCGGTAAGGGCCTGTCTCTCTCGGCCGGCATCCTTGCCACTACGGATACCGATTACCTCACGGCAAAAGCGCTGGAGGTCCCCTGCATCCCGGTCCTGCCGTTCTCCCGGATTCCTGCCCATGCGCTGGAGAATCTAAGAGCCATGCTCTCCCGGGCAGACCGCATCATTCTTTCCATTCACCCGGTAGGATCCGGCAACCTGCCGGTCCTTGCGGTTCTCCGGGAGGCGGATCCGGCACGGATCATCATCCACCTGCCGGAAGGCAGGGATTTTCTCTCCTATGATTATGCCAAAGGTGCCGGCGCCGCAGCTCTTGCAGACCTGTGTACTGCCGGTGCACAGTGTACCAGCAGTTATGACGGGATAATCGCGCTCCTGTACCCGGTGTCCCCAGAAACCCACGACCGTGAGCATGATCCATGA
- a CDS encoding cobalamin-binding protein, which produces MKLKNRTPKEYGIVLLVTAIALVLCTMPVSAVTVTDDAGMAITFNATPSRIVSLSPSSTEILAALGLLDQVVGVTDACDYPPEVKNKTRIGGYSAISIEKVAAARPDLVFASDKTPLETVDRLKELGMNVMVVAPKNIDHVIRDIRLIGEITGTKTRADELAADLSRRIDATLPSPLPEHRPTVAHVVWHKPLYVSGNNTLQDDVIVHAGGVNVFSDRSGWSTISLEEFLLANPDIIVVNGGGGMDSSKKNVILEEFMTKPQYASLSAVKNNHVFAVDADIISRPGPRIADAAEEVASLVFRSGTQNVSPAAASTPPASAPLLPALVSVMIGSLYVIRKRP; this is translated from the coding sequence ATGAAACTTAAAAACAGAACCCCAAAAGAGTACGGCATAGTCCTGCTGGTCACGGCAATAGCGCTGGTCCTTTGTACAATGCCGGTATCAGCGGTCACCGTAACTGACGATGCCGGTATGGCCATCACGTTCAATGCAACACCCTCGCGTATCGTCTCGCTGTCCCCCTCCAGTACCGAGATCCTTGCCGCCCTCGGCCTGCTTGACCAGGTGGTTGGCGTAACGGATGCCTGTGACTATCCCCCGGAAGTAAAGAACAAGACCCGCATAGGGGGCTACTCGGCCATCAGCATTGAGAAGGTAGCTGCGGCCCGGCCGGACCTTGTGTTCGCATCTGACAAAACGCCGTTGGAGACCGTGGACCGTCTCAAAGAACTCGGCATGAATGTGATGGTGGTCGCCCCGAAAAACATCGACCACGTGATACGGGACATCCGATTAATTGGGGAGATAACCGGTACAAAAACCCGGGCAGATGAATTGGCAGCTGATCTTTCGCGCCGCATTGACGCAACACTCCCCTCGCCCCTGCCGGAGCACCGGCCGACTGTAGCCCACGTGGTCTGGCACAAGCCCCTCTATGTCAGCGGCAACAATACGCTGCAGGACGACGTGATCGTCCATGCCGGCGGCGTAAACGTGTTCTCTGACCGGAGCGGCTGGAGCACAATATCGCTTGAGGAGTTCCTGCTGGCCAATCCCGATATCATCGTCGTAAACGGTGGAGGCGGGATGGATTCGTCAAAGAAAAATGTAATCCTCGAAGAGTTCATGACCAAACCGCAGTACGCATCCCTCTCTGCGGTCAAAAACAACCACGTGTTTGCAGTCGATGCCGACATCATCAGCCGGCCTGGCCCCCGCATCGCGGATGCAGCAGAAGAGGTTGCATCATTGGTTTTCCGTTCCGGTACGCAGAACGTATCCCCGGCTGCAGCATCCACGCCCCCTGCATCTGCTCCCCTGCTGCCAGCGCTTGTTTCTGTCATGATCGGGAGTCTGTACGTAATCCGGAAACGGCCGTGA
- the nikR gene encoding nickel-responsive transcriptional regulator NikR, with translation MTIDQDLSRTGISIPTHLLEKFDEIINQRGYSSRSEGIRDAIRTYITNYTWMSEVKGDRHGVITMVYEHDHRGLLQTINNIQHEFRSIIKTALHAHMSHDRCLEVVLVRGEGPQIKSLAERFMSLKGVESVKLTTIQVED, from the coding sequence ATGACCATTGACCAGGACCTCTCTCGGACCGGCATATCCATTCCCACCCACCTGCTTGAGAAATTTGATGAGATTATCAACCAGCGGGGATACTCGTCACGTTCCGAAGGAATTCGTGATGCGATCCGCACATATATCACGAATTATACCTGGATGTCTGAAGTGAAAGGCGATCGCCATGGCGTGATTACGATGGTGTACGAGCATGATCACCGTGGCCTTCTCCAGACGATCAATAACATCCAGCACGAGTTCAGATCCATTATCAAAACAGCACTCCATGCGCACATGAGCCATGACCGGTGTCTTGAGGTAGTCCTCGTCCGCGGGGAAGGCCCGCAGATCAAATCACTGGCCGAACGTTTCATGTCCCTGAAGGGAGTTGAGTCGGTGAAACTCACGACGATTCAGGTTGAAGATTGA
- a CDS encoding type IV pilin N-terminal domain-containing protein, producing the protein MDSQEWNTRGVSEVVGEILMIGLVIILIAVFSTTVSSFLPSERYPSVTIKVTNETAKTITLWHKGGDWVRASDLKVIVANSTDHATEIVYRVDDSHHPFILVPQKTTFDLGSNITITWDSALDGNETVKLATPRAVIFSGQVGKVQA; encoded by the coding sequence ATGGATTCACAGGAATGGAATACCCGGGGAGTGTCTGAAGTTGTCGGCGAGATTCTCATGATTGGTCTTGTCATCATCCTTATCGCCGTTTTCTCAACTACCGTGTCGTCCTTCCTCCCGTCCGAGCGTTATCCCAGTGTTACCATCAAGGTAACGAATGAGACTGCGAAGACCATCACGCTCTGGCATAAGGGCGGGGACTGGGTCAGGGCTTCTGATCTGAAAGTCATCGTTGCGAATTCCACGGATCATGCCACTGAGATTGTGTACCGCGTTGATGACAGCCATCACCCGTTTATCCTCGTGCCGCAGAAAACCACGTTCGATCTCGGGAGCAACATCACCATCACGTGGGACTCCGCACTGGATGGCAATGAAACCGTTAAACTCGCAACCCCGCGTGCGGTCATATTCTCCGGTCAAGTCGGGAAGGTGCAGGCATGA
- a CDS encoding type II secretion system F family protein produces the protein MPIALARADAVLSRYELVMYGSHLRQTLRGAHIPFTAERYLQNVHINVLGSVLLFVGSFLFLTFSGYEIQILSVSTSDMLFWVIVFAGMIPGLYLFQIYYPAIIARGRKTRIELDLPYAISYMEALSTTMPPYEMIQKIYEEQEMFGEVSREFGVIVRDVEVFNDDLITAMRDLQRTTPSAHLRDFLNDLSIVSDSGGAVNSYISAKTQYYRDQARQELDLVLKTIEIMAEVYVSAFVAGPIALIIMIVAQGMTSHNQMDWLLPFMYLCIPAGAIIMIWLLSAMLPPENLEISRRETIEHDFAGSVPVHTTHQAPAPDEKDASFYKRLAAKKRHHHLLNRLRHPLRSYISKYDYSIGAGVLIAGIIAGFWMTGWFDSFFPKNTPEAIVCLIIIGFMTPVAAAYEGRRWYVRNIESHIPEFLRELSDMKDIGITLHDAIQRISNAKLGVLSSELSLVSRDIESGAYVNTALVRMEERIGLVSVKRTISLLVRASEITHNLRQIFLIAITDFEHYLKLKRERANATIIYVMIIYLSFGIYLYTAYQLNVPFLASFTGMNIPLQLAGNITDMFRIGIILGTFSGIMAGQFSSNSILCGFKHSIALLAAALVVFTVII, from the coding sequence ATGCCCATCGCACTTGCCCGTGCTGATGCTGTGCTGTCCCGTTACGAACTGGTAATGTACGGCAGTCATCTCCGGCAGACCCTGCGGGGAGCTCATATCCCGTTCACCGCTGAACGCTATCTTCAGAACGTCCATATCAACGTCCTTGGTTCCGTGCTCCTGTTTGTTGGCTCTTTTCTATTTTTAACATTCAGTGGCTATGAGATCCAGATCCTTTCAGTTTCAACATCCGACATGCTGTTCTGGGTGATTGTGTTTGCCGGCATGATCCCCGGCCTCTACCTGTTCCAGATATATTACCCGGCCATCATCGCACGGGGGAGGAAAACCCGGATCGAGCTGGATTTGCCCTATGCTATCTCGTATATGGAGGCTCTCTCGACGACGATGCCTCCCTATGAGATGATACAGAAAATTTATGAAGAGCAGGAAATGTTTGGTGAGGTCTCACGGGAGTTCGGTGTAATCGTCCGCGATGTCGAAGTGTTCAACGATGACCTGATCACAGCCATGAGGGATCTCCAGCGGACGACCCCGTCAGCTCATCTCCGGGATTTCCTTAACGACCTTTCCATCGTATCTGACAGCGGGGGTGCCGTGAACTCCTACATATCGGCTAAGACGCAGTACTACCGCGACCAGGCCCGGCAGGAACTGGATCTTGTGTTAAAAACAATCGAGATCATGGCTGAAGTCTATGTTTCCGCGTTTGTTGCCGGCCCGATCGCTCTGATCATCATGATCGTGGCGCAGGGAATGACCAGTCATAACCAGATGGACTGGCTCCTCCCGTTCATGTACCTGTGCATCCCGGCGGGTGCAATCATCATGATCTGGCTCCTGTCTGCCATGCTCCCTCCGGAAAACCTCGAAATCAGCCGGCGCGAGACCATCGAGCATGACTTTGCGGGATCTGTCCCGGTCCATACTACGCATCAGGCACCCGCACCAGATGAGAAAGATGCCAGTTTCTACAAACGGCTGGCAGCAAAAAAGAGGCACCACCATCTTCTCAACCGGTTGCGGCACCCGCTACGGTCGTATATTTCGAAATACGATTACAGCATCGGTGCCGGCGTGTTGATTGCAGGCATCATTGCCGGTTTCTGGATGACCGGATGGTTCGATTCCTTCTTCCCAAAAAACACACCCGAGGCCATTGTGTGCCTTATTATCATTGGGTTCATGACACCGGTTGCTGCTGCGTACGAGGGGCGGCGTTGGTACGTGCGGAACATCGAATCCCATATCCCGGAGTTTTTACGGGAACTGTCCGATATGAAAGATATCGGGATTACGCTGCATGATGCTATCCAGCGGATCTCGAACGCGAAGCTGGGGGTTTTAAGTTCTGAACTCTCTCTCGTTTCACGGGACATCGAGAGCGGCGCCTATGTGAACACGGCGCTCGTCAGGATGGAAGAACGGATCGGGCTTGTCTCGGTCAAGCGAACGATCTCCCTTCTCGTGCGGGCAAGCGAGATTACGCACAACCTGCGCCAGATTTTCCTGATTGCGATCACTGATTTTGAGCACTACCTCAAGCTCAAACGGGAACGTGCGAACGCTACGATAATCTACGTGATGATCATCTATCTCTCGTTTGGCATCTATCTCTATACAGCCTACCAGCTGAATGTGCCGTTCCTTGCAAGCTTTACCGGCATGAACATCCCGCTTCAACTTGCAGGAAATATCACCGATATGTTCCGGATCGGCATCATCCTTGGAACCTTCTCAGGCATCATGGCAGGGCAGTTCAGCTCGAACAGCATCCTCTGCGGGTTCAAGCACAGCATCGCGCTCCTTGCCGCAGCGCTGGTCGTGTTTACTGTTATCATCTGA
- a CDS encoding type II/IV secretion system ATPase subunit → MNDGMAKSIQGDILHLLNLHLIAERMGDKTGRGDILLLGILIIALTSGYIVLFIDLPLILMSGLCIISLFSLALVASGARVRFSSGTVRGFAVPPARDAMASRNPDPAHGASPAVTADPEFPEERTPGVLDMYWVSPPFSYVKIIRTGNAGFTYTVVEPSISQKEKTILRETYSYLRDVIIFNAPEDSTGNHLDPATVTPVIRQFDPDISDDRLSLLHYYLKRDLSGYGPLDALMHDPSLEDLSCNGNDLPVFVFHRDYGSLPTSVVFREGELNLFVLKLAQKANKQISLSTPMVDATLPCGARVQITYSNVVSTKGSSFTIRKFRTDPMTPLDLIRLGTYNSEILAFLWLAIEHKKSLLVVGGTASGKTSTMNAVSLFIPQNAKVVSLEDTREIQLPHKNWLPTQTREINVPGVKGDIDLFSLLKASMRQRPEYIIVGEVRGREAQTLFQAMNTGHATLSTIHAGSVQEAINRLTHDPISVPPVMFSALDLVVVQAIYSVGNIRIRRCLSIHEIEVNNNGEIIPAPVYEWDIQTDTFHRTGGRSQVLEEVAFHRGWTPEETEHQLKKREEFFSWALEVEPPDIKDLAHAIHDLE, encoded by the coding sequence ATGAACGATGGGATGGCAAAGTCGATCCAAGGAGATATCCTGCATTTGCTCAATCTTCACCTGATCGCAGAGAGAATGGGAGACAAGACCGGACGCGGAGATATCCTCCTCCTTGGGATTCTGATTATTGCCCTTACCTCCGGTTATATAGTGCTCTTTATTGATCTCCCGCTGATCCTGATGAGCGGGCTCTGTATCATCTCTCTTTTCTCATTAGCTCTCGTTGCCAGTGGCGCGCGTGTCCGGTTCAGTTCCGGTACTGTCCGGGGATTTGCCGTTCCTCCGGCAAGGGATGCGATGGCATCCCGTAATCCCGATCCTGCACATGGTGCCTCACCGGCCGTTACTGCCGACCCGGAGTTCCCGGAAGAACGCACTCCCGGTGTTCTCGACATGTACTGGGTTTCTCCACCGTTCTCTTACGTAAAAATTATACGGACAGGAAATGCCGGGTTCACCTATACGGTCGTCGAGCCGTCCATTTCGCAGAAAGAAAAAACCATCCTGCGTGAGACATACTCCTACCTCCGGGATGTCATCATCTTCAATGCACCGGAAGACAGCACAGGGAATCATCTGGATCCTGCAACGGTAACACCCGTAATCCGCCAGTTTGACCCGGATATTTCCGATGACCGGCTCTCTCTCCTGCACTACTACCTGAAACGGGATCTCTCCGGTTACGGGCCGCTTGATGCACTCATGCACGATCCCTCCCTTGAGGACCTGAGCTGCAACGGGAACGACCTGCCGGTCTTTGTGTTCCACCGCGACTATGGCAGCCTGCCGACAAGTGTCGTTTTCCGGGAAGGCGAACTGAACCTGTTTGTCTTAAAACTCGCCCAGAAAGCCAACAAGCAGATCTCGCTTTCAACTCCCATGGTGGACGCGACACTCCCGTGCGGTGCGAGGGTCCAGATCACATACAGCAATGTGGTCTCCACAAAGGGCAGCTCATTTACCATTCGGAAATTCCGGACCGATCCGATGACCCCGCTGGATCTTATCCGGCTGGGCACCTACAATTCCGAGATACTGGCATTCCTCTGGCTCGCCATCGAACATAAAAAGAGCCTTCTTGTTGTCGGCGGGACGGCAAGCGGCAAGACATCCACGATGAATGCTGTCTCCCTGTTCATCCCCCAGAATGCCAAAGTTGTATCCCTCGAGGACACCCGTGAGATCCAGCTGCCGCACAAGAACTGGCTGCCCACGCAGACACGGGAGATCAATGTCCCGGGAGTCAAAGGTGACATCGACCTCTTCTCGCTCCTCAAGGCATCCATGCGGCAGCGCCCGGAGTATATTATCGTGGGAGAAGTGCGGGGCAGAGAGGCCCAGACCCTCTTCCAGGCGATGAACACCGGCCATGCTACGCTCTCAACAATCCATGCCGGCAGCGTTCAGGAGGCAATCAACCGCCTCACCCATGATCCCATCAGTGTCCCGCCGGTAATGTTCTCTGCACTCGATCTTGTTGTTGTGCAGGCAATCTATTCCGTGGGGAACATACGTATCCGCCGCTGCCTTTCTATCCATGAAATTGAGGTGAATAATAACGGTGAGATCATACCGGCCCCGGTCTATGAGTGGGACATCCAGACCGATACATTCCACAGGACCGGCGGCCGGTCACAGGTACTGGAGGAGGTTGCATTCCACCGGGGCTGGACACCGGAGGAGACCGAACACCAGTTGAAAAAGCGGGAAGAGTTCTTCTCCTGGGCACTTGAAGTCGAACCGCCTGACATCAAGGATCTTGCACACGCGATTCATGATCTGGAGTGA
- a CDS encoding type IV pilin N-terminal domain-containing protein translates to MCSSGRSREDAVSPVVGVMLMLVVTIIIAAVVSAFTGGLAKGEDKAPTAVIDVKIKNTGEWRNSNIQFDVKSVSDPIPSANAKIVTSWTSSSGTRGGNTTAKGLNTPNVQYTSGNTRYQAPLGYGPGVLNWKTSSPFPVEQMFGNYTITAGTSMRASPYGYTTYNAGYGVVTPYVYNDDPTYWVTATDTDAMMALLGKNWNDLRAGDIVKVTIIHTPTGKMIYSKDVVVEG, encoded by the coding sequence ATGTGCAGTTCAGGAAGATCCAGAGAAGACGCCGTATCTCCGGTTGTCGGCGTTATGTTGATGCTCGTGGTTACCATCATCATCGCTGCAGTTGTGAGTGCATTTACAGGAGGTCTTGCCAAAGGGGAGGACAAAGCACCGACAGCTGTTATTGATGTCAAAATTAAGAATACCGGTGAATGGCGGAACAGCAACATCCAGTTCGATGTAAAATCTGTCAGCGATCCCATCCCGTCGGCTAACGCAAAGATCGTCACCTCCTGGACATCAAGTTCCGGAACAAGGGGCGGAAATACAACAGCAAAAGGTCTGAACACTCCTAACGTTCAGTACACTTCGGGAAACACAAGATATCAGGCACCGCTTGGATATGGTCCGGGCGTACTGAACTGGAAAACCTCTTCACCATTTCCGGTTGAGCAGATGTTTGGAAATTATACTATTACAGCGGGTACTTCAATGAGGGCGTCTCCATACGGGTATACTACGTATAATGCGGGATATGGCGTTGTCACTCCGTATGTCTATAACGATGATCCCACATACTGGGTCACTGCAACAGACACTGATGCGATGATGGCACTGCTTGGTAAAAACTGGAATGATTTGCGAGCTGGAGACATCGTAAAAGTGACAATCATCCATACGCCAACCGGTAAGATGATTTATAGCAAAGATGTCGTTGTGGAGGGATAA